The Tardiphaga alba genome includes a window with the following:
- a CDS encoding dihydrodipicolinate synthase family protein: protein MADFYGVFPYLVSPTDGEGRIRTDVLAHLCDDLIASGVHGLTPLGSTGEFAYLNREQRRAVVQTTIDAADGRVPVVAGVASTSTADAVAQAKSYQKLGANGILAILEAYFPLKDAQIESYFRAIADAVDIPVVIYTNPQFQRSDLTLDVVARLAEHPRIQYIKDASTNTGRLLSIINRCGDKLSVFAASAHIPAAVMMIGGVGWMAGPACVVPKQSVRLYDLCKAQRWDEAMVLQRKLWGINEAFARYNLAACIKAGLVIQGYDVGDPVPPQPALTADERKVIARVLAEMD from the coding sequence ATGGCCGATTTTTACGGCGTGTTTCCTTACCTCGTGTCGCCGACCGATGGCGAAGGCCGCATCCGCACCGATGTACTCGCGCATCTGTGCGACGATCTCATCGCATCGGGCGTGCACGGATTGACGCCGCTCGGCTCGACCGGCGAATTCGCCTATCTCAACCGCGAGCAGCGCAGGGCGGTGGTGCAGACCACCATCGATGCCGCAGACGGGCGGGTGCCGGTGGTGGCGGGTGTCGCCTCGACCTCCACGGCGGATGCGGTGGCGCAGGCGAAGTCGTATCAGAAGCTCGGCGCCAACGGCATCCTGGCCATTCTCGAAGCCTATTTTCCGCTGAAGGACGCGCAGATCGAATCCTATTTCCGCGCCATCGCCGATGCCGTGGACATTCCCGTGGTGATCTACACCAATCCGCAATTCCAGCGCTCGGACCTGACGCTGGACGTGGTGGCGCGGCTCGCGGAGCATCCGCGGATCCAGTACATCAAGGATGCTTCGACCAATACCGGGCGGCTGCTGTCGATCATCAACCGCTGCGGCGACAAGCTCAGCGTATTCGCCGCATCGGCGCATATTCCGGCCGCGGTGATGATGATCGGCGGTGTCGGCTGGATGGCCGGGCCGGCCTGCGTGGTACCGAAGCAGAGCGTGCGACTTTATGACCTGTGCAAGGCGCAGCGCTGGGACGAGGCCATGGTGCTGCAGCGGAAGCTGTGGGGCATCAACGAGGCCTTCGCCCGCTACAATCTCGCGGCCTGCATCAAGGCCGGGCTGGTGATCCAGGGCTATGATGTCGGCGATCCCGTGCCGCCGCAGCCGGCCTTGACTGCAGACGAGCGCAAGGTAATCGCGCGGGTGCTGGCAGAGATGGATTGA
- the pucL gene encoding factor-independent urate hydroxylase, which produces MPLIKNRYGKGRVRIMRVHRDGDKQEVSQLSLKVMLEGDFGRAFTDGDNATSTSTDTMKNIVNVVARENTGLQTEPFCEVLARRFLDLYPQVVSVSITAHETKWARLSIDGVPHPHSFIRDDNGKPFVELVATRSGVTMRSGLDTFTFMKSTQSGWEGYYTDQYSTIQPTNDRICATSMVASWAWSGKPIDYAATNAKILDVLLREFATTYSPSVQNSLYRMGEKALAAVPEISEISMACPNLHFIPLNLSAFGLDNNNDVFLPTEEPHGQIECTVGRG; this is translated from the coding sequence GTGCCGCTCATCAAGAACCGCTACGGTAAAGGCCGGGTCCGTATCATGCGCGTCCATCGCGACGGCGACAAGCAGGAGGTCAGCCAGCTCAGCCTGAAAGTGATGCTGGAAGGCGATTTCGGCCGCGCCTTTACCGATGGCGACAACGCCACATCGACCTCCACCGACACGATGAAGAATATCGTCAATGTGGTGGCCCGCGAGAATACCGGACTACAGACCGAGCCGTTCTGCGAGGTGCTGGCCAGGCGGTTTCTCGATCTCTATCCGCAGGTGGTGTCGGTGAGCATCACGGCGCATGAGACCAAATGGGCCCGGCTGTCCATCGACGGCGTGCCGCATCCGCACAGTTTCATCCGCGACGACAACGGCAAGCCGTTCGTCGAGCTCGTCGCGACCCGCAGCGGCGTGACCATGCGGTCGGGGCTCGATACTTTCACCTTCATGAAGTCCACCCAGTCCGGCTGGGAGGGCTACTACACCGACCAGTATTCGACCATTCAGCCGACCAATGACCGCATCTGCGCGACCTCGATGGTGGCGTCCTGGGCATGGTCGGGCAAGCCCATAGACTATGCCGCGACCAATGCGAAGATCCTCGACGTGCTGCTGCGCGAATTCGCGACCACCTATAGTCCGAGCGTGCAGAACAGCCTTTATCGCATGGGCGAGAAGGCGCTCGCGGCCGTGCCGGAGATTTCCGAGATCAGCATGGCCTGCCCGAACCTGCATTTCATCCCGCTCAACCTGTCGGCCTTCGGGCTCGACAACAATAACGACGTGTTCCTGCCGACCGAGGAGCCGCACGGCCAGATCGAATGCACGGTGGGGCGGGGGTAG
- a CDS encoding CmpA/NrtA family ABC transporter substrate-binding protein translates to MTKSETKPGRKISRRQLLKAGAGTAALLAAAKLNFPAGAFAQGAGPEVKGAKLGFIALTDAGPLFVAKEKGIFAKYGLPETEVLKQASWGTTRDNLVLGSEGNGIDGAHILTPMPYLISAGKVTQNNVPTPMYIMARLNLNGQSISVGNEYKDLKVGLDTAPLKVAMEKKKASGKSVKAAMTFPGGTHDLWIRYWLAAGGIDPDKDIETIVVPPPQMVANMKVGTMDCFCVCEPWNLQLIHQNIGYTAITTGELWNKHPEKSLGMRAAWVDKNPKAAKALLMAVMEAQQWCEKPENRDELATINAKRQWINCPVDDVTDRVKGKFDYGTGRVVENSPHIMKFWDDFASYPYQSHDLWFMTEDIRWGKYEPGFDSKALIAKVNREDLWKDAAKELGAALPTSTSRGKETFFDGKVFDPADPAAYLKSLAIKRVEV, encoded by the coding sequence ATGACGAAGTCAGAGACTAAGCCGGGCCGCAAGATCAGCCGCCGCCAGCTCCTCAAGGCCGGCGCGGGCACCGCTGCCTTGCTGGCTGCCGCCAAGCTCAATTTCCCGGCTGGCGCTTTCGCGCAGGGCGCGGGCCCCGAGGTGAAAGGCGCGAAGCTCGGCTTCATCGCGCTCACCGATGCCGGCCCGCTGTTCGTCGCCAAGGAGAAGGGCATCTTCGCCAAATACGGTCTGCCCGAAACCGAAGTGCTGAAGCAGGCGTCGTGGGGCACCACGCGCGACAATCTCGTGCTTGGTTCCGAGGGCAATGGCATCGATGGCGCGCATATCCTGACGCCGATGCCCTATCTGATCTCGGCCGGCAAGGTGACGCAGAACAATGTGCCGACGCCGATGTACATCATGGCGCGGCTCAATCTGAACGGCCAGAGCATCTCCGTTGGCAATGAATACAAGGATCTCAAGGTCGGTCTCGACACCGCGCCGCTGAAGGTGGCGATGGAGAAGAAGAAAGCCTCGGGCAAATCCGTGAAGGCCGCGATGACCTTCCCCGGCGGCACCCATGATCTGTGGATCCGCTACTGGCTCGCCGCCGGTGGCATCGATCCCGACAAGGACATCGAAACCATCGTCGTGCCGCCGCCGCAGATGGTCGCCAATATGAAGGTCGGCACCATGGACTGCTTCTGCGTGTGCGAGCCGTGGAATCTGCAGCTCATCCACCAGAACATCGGCTACACCGCGATCACCACCGGCGAGCTCTGGAACAAGCATCCGGAGAAATCCCTCGGCATGCGCGCCGCCTGGGTCGACAAGAATCCGAAGGCGGCCAAGGCGCTGCTGATGGCGGTGATGGAAGCCCAGCAGTGGTGCGAGAAGCCGGAGAACCGCGACGAGCTTGCCACCATCAATGCCAAGCGCCAGTGGATCAACTGCCCGGTCGACGATGTCACCGATCGCGTCAAGGGCAAGTTCGATTACGGCACCGGCCGCGTGGTCGAGAACTCGCCGCATATCATGAAGTTCTGGGACGACTTCGCGTCCTATCCGTATCAGAGCCACGATCTGTGGTTCATGACCGAGGATATCCGCTGGGGCAAATATGAGCCCGGCTTCGACAGCAAGGCGCTGATCGCCAAGGTCAACCGTGAAGATCTCTGGAAGGACGCCGCCAAGGAGCTCGGTGCAGCGCTGCCGACCTCGACCTCGCGCGGAAAAGAGACCTTCTTCGACGGTAAGGTGTTCGATCCAGCCGATCCGGCGGCCTATTTGAAATCCCTCGCCATCAAGCGCGTCGAAGTCTGA
- a CDS encoding xanthine dehydrogenase family protein molybdopterin-binding subunit — MNILPANLRFGAGLSPKRLEDQRLLTGQGHFIDDKPEDGALWLHVLRSPHAHAKITGVNVEAAKAMPGVQAIITGADLVADDVGTLPTLNIFKRPDGSEMKFPPRRLLAHEAVRYAGEGVAAIIATSRAAAQLAAEAVEVDYDVLPAVVDPSAAIADGAPAVWPEAPDNIAASMSYGDAAKIEAIFASAKHTVSLDIVSESLVPSAMEPRSTIAEVDKKTGRLTVHVQSQTPMATRDIIADAILKRPKDSIRLVVGDIGGGFGQKTSLYPEDGIVAYAAVKLGKKIRWRGDRTDDFVGGTHGRDLTSTAELALDAKGRIQAYRVKSLGGTGAYLSGTGVIIPLVLGPFVQTSVYDVPQVHYEIKAVMTNTAPVGAYRGAGRPEAVFIMERLMDAAARQIGMDPRAIRKVNYIKPTQFPYTNAVGQVYDSGAFAHMLERASELSDWDGFAARKKAAKKRGMLYGRGLTSYIEWTGGRNHSEKVTLTATANGRVILYSGTMAMGQGLQTAYSQMVATSLGIDINQIDVKQGDTDTALGFGSVGSRSLFVGGTAAVVSTQDLIKKAREKASNMMEAAVEDIEYVDGFLTVVGTDKRVSLFEIAKAEGGAGLSVESTGEVDAPSWPNGTHICEVEIDPETGTTTVVRYTTVDDVGVAVNPMLVAGQIHGGVAQGIGQALFENVHYDDDGQLITATYQDYCIPRAGDLPWMNVTLDGSAPCVTNPIGAKGCGESGAIGGPPCVVNGVLDALAPYGVTQMNTPLSPIKVWEAIRSAKAA; from the coding sequence ATGAATATTCTGCCTGCCAACCTGCGTTTCGGCGCGGGACTGTCTCCCAAGCGCCTCGAAGACCAGCGACTTCTGACCGGGCAGGGCCACTTCATCGACGACAAGCCGGAAGACGGTGCGCTGTGGCTGCATGTGCTGCGCTCGCCGCATGCCCATGCCAAAATCACCGGTGTGAATGTCGAGGCTGCCAAGGCGATGCCGGGCGTGCAGGCCATCATCACCGGCGCCGATCTCGTGGCCGACGATGTCGGTACGTTGCCCACGCTCAACATCTTCAAGCGGCCTGACGGATCGGAAATGAAATTCCCGCCGCGGCGCCTGCTCGCCCATGAAGCCGTGCGCTATGCCGGCGAAGGCGTGGCTGCCATCATCGCGACGTCGCGCGCGGCTGCACAACTCGCCGCGGAGGCTGTCGAGGTCGATTACGACGTGCTGCCGGCCGTGGTCGATCCCAGTGCGGCCATTGCCGACGGCGCGCCTGCCGTCTGGCCGGAGGCGCCCGACAATATCGCGGCCTCCATGAGCTATGGCGATGCCGCCAAGATCGAGGCGATCTTCGCCAGCGCCAAGCATACGGTGTCGCTCGATATCGTCAGTGAGAGTCTCGTGCCCTCGGCGATGGAGCCGCGCAGCACGATTGCGGAGGTCGACAAAAAGACCGGGCGTCTCACGGTCCATGTGCAGTCGCAGACGCCGATGGCAACGCGCGACATCATCGCCGATGCAATCCTGAAGCGTCCGAAGGATTCGATCCGTCTCGTCGTCGGCGATATCGGCGGCGGCTTCGGCCAGAAGACCAGCCTCTATCCCGAAGACGGCATCGTCGCTTACGCGGCGGTGAAGCTCGGCAAGAAGATCCGCTGGCGCGGCGACCGTACCGACGATTTCGTCGGCGGCACCCATGGTCGTGACCTGACATCGACGGCCGAACTCGCGCTCGACGCGAAGGGCCGCATCCAGGCCTATCGCGTCAAATCGCTCGGCGGCACCGGCGCCTATCTCTCCGGCACCGGCGTGATCATTCCGCTGGTGCTCGGGCCGTTCGTGCAGACCAGCGTCTATGACGTGCCGCAGGTGCATTACGAGATCAAGGCGGTGATGACCAACACCGCGCCGGTGGGTGCCTATCGCGGCGCCGGGCGTCCGGAAGCGGTGTTCATCATGGAGCGTCTGATGGATGCCGCCGCACGTCAGATCGGCATGGATCCGCGCGCCATCCGCAAGGTGAACTACATCAAGCCCACGCAATTCCCGTACACCAACGCCGTCGGCCAGGTGTATGACAGCGGTGCTTTCGCACACATGCTGGAGCGCGCGTCCGAACTGTCCGACTGGGATGGTTTCGCTGCCCGCAAGAAAGCGGCGAAGAAGCGCGGCATGCTCTATGGCCGTGGTCTGACCAGCTATATCGAATGGACCGGCGGCCGGAACCACTCCGAAAAGGTGACGCTGACCGCGACGGCGAATGGCCGCGTCATTCTCTATTCCGGCACCATGGCGATGGGGCAGGGTCTGCAGACCGCCTATTCGCAGATGGTGGCGACATCGCTCGGCATCGACATCAACCAGATCGATGTGAAGCAGGGCGACACCGACACCGCACTCGGCTTCGGCAGCGTCGGTTCGCGCTCGCTGTTCGTCGGCGGCACCGCGGCGGTGGTGTCCACGCAGGATCTCATCAAGAAGGCGCGCGAAAAGGCGTCGAACATGATGGAAGCCGCGGTCGAGGACATCGAATATGTCGACGGCTTTCTCACGGTCGTGGGCACCGACAAGCGCGTCAGCCTGTTCGAGATCGCCAAGGCTGAAGGCGGTGCCGGGCTCAGCGTGGAGTCCACCGGCGAAGTGGATGCGCCGAGCTGGCCGAATGGCACGCATATCTGCGAGGTCGAGATCGATCCGGAGACCGGCACCACCACCGTCGTCCGCTACACCACGGTGGACGATGTGGGCGTGGCCGTGAATCCGATGCTGGTGGCCGGCCAGATTCATGGCGGCGTGGCGCAGGGGATCGGCCAGGCGCTGTTCGAGAATGTTCACTATGACGATGATGGCCAGCTCATCACCGCGACCTATCAGGACTACTGCATTCCACGCGCCGGCGACCTGCCGTGGATGAATGTCACGCTGGATGGATCCGCACCCTGCGTCACCAATCCGATCGGGGCCAAGGGCTGCGGTGAAAGCGGTGCTATCGGCGGTCCGCCTTGCGTCGTCAATGGCGTGCTCGATGCGCTGGCGCCTTATGGCGTGACGCAGATGAACACGCCGCTGTCGCCGATCAAGGTGTGGGAAGCGATCAGGAGCGCAAAAGCGGCGTGA
- a CDS encoding helix-turn-helix domain-containing protein has translation MKQRSAGKSDIEMGKRIRLRRVEQKISQADLGEKLGVSFQQVQKYEKGVNRVGAARLQQIATALDVPVTFFYDGDGKSREVESLLFLDSAFSLRLLRAYSRIKSQTVQRQMVVLMEAIADEEDK, from the coding sequence ATGAAGCAACGTAGCGCCGGCAAATCCGACATCGAGATGGGTAAGCGAATCCGTCTTCGTCGTGTTGAGCAGAAGATCTCGCAGGCGGATTTGGGTGAGAAACTGGGCGTCAGTTTCCAGCAGGTCCAGAAGTACGAGAAGGGCGTGAACCGCGTCGGCGCAGCACGTCTGCAGCAGATCGCGACCGCGCTCGATGTGCCGGTGACGTTCTTCTATGACGGCGATGGCAAGAGCCGCGAAGTCGAAAGCCTGCTGTTCCTCGACAGCGCCTTCAGCCTGCGTTTGCTCCGCGCCTACAGCCGCATCAAGAGCCAGACCGTGCAGCGCCAGATGGTCGTCCTGATGGAAGCCATCGCGGACGAAGAAGACAAGTAA
- the uraD gene encoding 2-oxo-4-hydroxy-4-carboxy-5-ureidoimidazoline decarboxylase, translating to MTGTTLAHLNSCSKADFVAALANIFEYSPWIAAEVAERRPFFGVSEMFEAMRLVVAVASADQRLALIKAHPDLADKTQRGDQLTAESNAEQNSVGLDRLSDAEYEAFDRANTAYRKKFGFPYIVCVRRHTKDSILRDFEKRLPNDKKTEIAVSIGEICRIAALRTDLLVKGDNPLKVHGRLSTHVLDTHGGRPAEGVEVELVELSALGASRVIARTVTNHDGRTDVPLIGGRPVPIGRYELTFKVGGYFASRKVAMSDPPFLDEIPLRFSVFEPEGHLHVPLLVTPWSYGTYREARCLPSPEGEGR from the coding sequence ATGACCGGGACGACGCTCGCGCACCTCAATTCATGCAGCAAAGCGGACTTCGTCGCGGCTCTCGCCAATATTTTCGAATACTCGCCGTGGATTGCGGCGGAGGTGGCCGAGCGCAGGCCGTTCTTCGGCGTCAGCGAGATGTTCGAGGCGATGCGCCTGGTGGTGGCGGTGGCGTCGGCCGACCAGCGGCTCGCGCTGATCAAGGCGCATCCCGATCTCGCGGACAAGACCCAGCGCGGCGATCAGCTGACGGCGGAATCGAATGCCGAGCAGAACAGCGTCGGGCTCGATCGTCTGTCGGATGCCGAATATGAGGCCTTCGACCGGGCGAACACCGCCTATCGAAAGAAATTTGGGTTTCCCTACATCGTCTGTGTCCGGCGGCACACCAAGGATTCAATCCTGCGCGATTTCGAAAAGCGCCTGCCAAATGACAAGAAGACCGAGATCGCGGTCTCGATCGGCGAGATCTGCCGGATCGCGGCGCTGCGCACCGATCTGCTGGTGAAAGGCGACAATCCGCTCAAGGTGCATGGCCGGCTCTCGACCCATGTGCTCGACACCCATGGCGGTCGGCCGGCCGAGGGCGTCGAGGTCGAGCTGGTCGAACTGTCGGCGCTGGGCGCAAGCCGGGTGATTGCGCGCACCGTGACCAATCACGACGGCCGCACCGACGTGCCGCTGATCGGTGGCCGGCCGGTGCCGATCGGGCGCTATGAGCTCACTTTCAAGGTCGGGGGCTACTTTGCATCACGCAAGGTGGCGATGTCGGACCCGCCATTTCTCGATGAGATCCCGCTGCGCTTCTCGGTCTTTGAGCCGGAAGGCCATCTCCACGTGCCGCTGCTGGTGACGCCGTGGAGCTATGGGACCTATCGGGAAGCTAGATGCTTACCCTCCCCTGAAGGGGAGGGTCGGTGA
- a CDS encoding ABC transporter ATP-binding protein — protein MTPYVKLDHIDKVFSRGKVTSEVLKDINLTLGKGEYVSIIGHSGCGKSTMLNIIAGLTRATTGGVLLEGREVNSPGPDRAVVFQNHSLLPWLTVYQNVRLGVDKVFAKTKSRAERDEWTLHNLNLVQMTHAKDKRPSEISGGMKQRVGIARALAMEPKVLLLDEPFGALDALTRAHLQDSVMALHQKLGNTIVMITHDVDEAVLLSDRIVMMTNGPSATIGEVLDVPLARPRKRIELASDPVYLKCRKRVLEFLYERHKFVEAA, from the coding sequence ATGACGCCCTACGTAAAGCTCGACCATATCGACAAGGTGTTTTCCCGCGGCAAGGTGACGTCCGAAGTGCTCAAGGACATCAACCTGACGCTCGGCAAGGGAGAATATGTCTCGATCATCGGCCATTCCGGCTGCGGCAAGTCGACGATGCTCAACATCATCGCCGGTCTCACGCGCGCCACCACTGGCGGCGTGCTGCTGGAAGGCCGCGAGGTCAATTCGCCCGGTCCCGATCGCGCCGTGGTGTTCCAGAACCACAGCCTGCTGCCGTGGCTGACGGTCTATCAGAATGTGCGTCTCGGCGTGGACAAGGTGTTCGCCAAGACCAAAAGCCGCGCCGAGCGCGACGAATGGACCCTGCACAATCTCAATCTCGTGCAGATGACCCATGCCAAGGACAAGCGCCCGTCGGAAATCTCCGGCGGCATGAAGCAGCGCGTCGGTATTGCCCGTGCGCTGGCCATGGAGCCGAAGGTGCTGCTGCTCGACGAGCCCTTCGGTGCACTCGATGCGCTGACCCGCGCGCATCTGCAGGACTCCGTGATGGCGCTGCATCAGAAGCTCGGCAACACCATCGTCATGATCACCCATGACGTGGACGAGGCCGTGCTGCTCTCGGACCGCATCGTGATGATGACCAATGGACCATCAGCCACCATCGGCGAAGTGCTCGATGTCCCGCTGGCGCGTCCGCGAAAACGCATCGAGCTGGCGAGCGATCCCGTCTACCTGAAGTGCCGCAAGCGCGTGCTGGAATTCCTGTACGAGCGCCACAAGTTCGTGGAAGCGGCGTAA
- a CDS encoding serine hydrolase domain-containing protein, whose product MSTESLRPASISPDRAGMSGQALQRIDDHLKTRYLDSGRFPGAQLVVYRRGGVAHSSVHGFADLERKAPVKSDTIFRIYSMTKPITSVAFMMLVEEGKVALDDPVHKYIPEWAGLGVYQAGLAPLFLTRPTSRPMQVVDLLRHTSGLTYGFQNRTNVDAAYRTQKIGEIEKAGTMATMIADLAKIPLEFSPGDAWNYSVATDVVGYLVEKISGQPFAQFLQQRIFDPLGMVDTGFHVPADKAHRFAACYAADGKGGMVLQDDPTTSSFLSPPSFISGGGGLCSTAADYLTFCRTLLNGGALGDVRLLSPKTLALMTSNHLPGGRDLTEMSKSLFSEATYAGVGFGLGFSVTMDPAKTLIPGTAGEYAWGGAASTAFWIDPREDLIAIFMTQLLPSSAYPIRRELRTMIYSALIDSNV is encoded by the coding sequence ATGTCCACGGAAAGCCTGCGCCCTGCATCGATCTCGCCTGACCGCGCCGGCATGTCCGGCCAGGCTTTGCAGCGCATCGACGATCATCTGAAGACGCGCTATCTCGACAGCGGCCGTTTTCCCGGCGCGCAGCTCGTCGTCTATCGCCGTGGCGGCGTCGCGCATAGCAGCGTCCACGGCTTCGCCGATCTGGAGCGCAAGGCGCCGGTGAAGTCCGACACCATCTTCCGCATCTATTCCATGACCAAGCCGATTACCTCGGTCGCCTTCATGATGCTGGTGGAGGAAGGCAAGGTCGCGCTCGACGATCCCGTGCACAAATACATTCCGGAATGGGCCGGGCTCGGCGTCTATCAGGCCGGCCTCGCGCCGCTGTTCCTGACACGCCCAACATCGCGGCCCATGCAGGTCGTCGATCTGCTGCGCCATACATCCGGCCTCACTTACGGTTTCCAGAACCGCACCAATGTCGATGCCGCCTATCGCACCCAGAAGATTGGCGAGATCGAAAAGGCCGGCACCATGGCGACGATGATCGCCGACCTCGCAAAAATTCCGCTCGAATTCTCGCCCGGCGACGCGTGGAACTATTCGGTCGCCACCGATGTCGTCGGCTATCTCGTCGAAAAGATCAGCGGCCAGCCCTTCGCGCAATTCCTGCAGCAGCGCATCTTCGATCCGCTCGGCATGGTCGATACCGGCTTCCATGTGCCCGCCGATAAAGCGCACCGCTTCGCGGCCTGCTACGCCGCCGACGGCAAGGGCGGCATGGTGCTGCAGGACGATCCGACCACGAGCTCTTTCCTGTCGCCGCCCTCCTTCATCTCCGGCGGCGGCGGCCTGTGTTCGACGGCAGCAGACTATCTGACATTCTGTCGCACCTTGCTGAATGGCGGCGCGCTCGGCGATGTCCGGCTGCTGTCGCCGAAGACGCTCGCTTTGATGACATCCAACCATCTGCCCGGCGGGCGCGATCTCACGGAGATGTCGAAGTCGCTGTTCAGCGAAGCGACCTATGCCGGCGTCGGCTTCGGCCTCGGCTTCTCGGTGACGATGGATCCGGCAAAGACGCTCATTCCAGGCACCGCCGGTGAATATGCCTGGGGCGGTGCAGCGAGCACGGCGTTCTGGATCGATCCCCGCGAAGACCTGATCGCCATCTTCATGACGCAGCTATTGCCATCGAGCGCTTATCCGATCCGGCGCGAACTACGCACGATGATCTATTCGGCTTTGATCGACAGCAATGTTTAG
- a CDS encoding alcohol dehydrogenase codes for MKSFKVLEFNEPLGEVDQDTPQPTGTQVLIRVKAAGVCHSDLHIWEGGYELGHGRKRLSLKERGINLPHTMGHETVGEVVSFGPDAPKDGVKVGDIALAYPWIGCGKCAVCLADEENLCLQPRCLGVHCDGGYADYMLVPHPKYLIDLKGMDPVLAAPYACSGVTTYSALKKVEKDLGNPIVIFGAGGLGLMALSLLKAMGGKGAIVVDIDANKRKAALEAGALAAVDGNAEDALAQLQKAAGGPILSVIDLVGNAQTTQLGFDALSKGGSLIMVGLFGGGATWALPLIAMKALTIQGSYVGNLKETKELLELVRTKKVAPIPTTPMPFAKANAALNELKEGKLVGRAILTPA; via the coding sequence ATGAAGAGCTTCAAGGTCCTCGAATTCAACGAGCCGCTTGGCGAGGTCGATCAGGATACGCCGCAGCCGACCGGCACGCAGGTGCTGATCCGCGTCAAGGCTGCGGGCGTCTGCCACAGCGACCTTCACATCTGGGAAGGCGGCTATGAACTCGGTCATGGCCGCAAGCGCCTGTCGCTGAAGGAGCGCGGCATCAATCTGCCGCATACGATGGGCCATGAGACCGTCGGCGAAGTGGTGTCGTTCGGTCCGGACGCGCCGAAGGATGGCGTCAAGGTCGGCGACATCGCGCTGGCCTATCCGTGGATCGGCTGCGGCAAATGCGCGGTCTGTCTCGCCGACGAGGAAAATCTCTGCCTGCAGCCGCGCTGCCTCGGTGTGCATTGCGATGGCGGCTATGCCGACTACATGCTGGTGCCGCATCCGAAATATCTGATCGACCTGAAGGGCATGGATCCCGTGCTCGCGGCGCCTTACGCCTGTTCGGGCGTCACCACCTACAGCGCGCTGAAGAAGGTCGAGAAGGATCTCGGCAATCCGATCGTGATCTTCGGCGCCGGCGGTCTTGGCCTGATGGCGCTGAGCCTGCTCAAGGCGATGGGCGGCAAGGGCGCCATCGTGGTCGATATCGATGCGAACAAGCGCAAGGCCGCGCTCGAGGCCGGTGCTCTTGCAGCCGTCGATGGCAATGCAGAGGATGCGCTGGCGCAGTTGCAGAAGGCGGCCGGCGGCCCGATCCTCTCGGTGATCGATCTCGTGGGCAATGCGCAGACGACGCAGCTCGGTTTCGATGCGCTGTCGAAGGGCGGCTCGCTGATCATGGTCGGCCTGTTCGGTGGCGGCGCCACCTGGGCACTGCCGCTGATTGCCATGAAGGCGCTGACCATCCAGGGCAGCTATGTCGGCAATCTCAAGGAGACCAAGGAACTGCTCGAACTGGTGCGCACCAAGAAGGTGGCGCCGATCCCGACCACGCCGATGCCCTTCGCCAAGGCCAATGCCGCGCTCAACGAGCTGAAGGAAGGCAAGCTGGTTGGCCGCGCCATCCTGACGCCGGCATAA
- the ntrB gene encoding nitrate ABC transporter permease, whose translation MNVHALKTEPATPSVKAPAAVVALAPKAQPKSEKYSKMAKDVAAQVIPPLIVVILLGLMWELLCQRAGSTLPPPSKVYKDTKELIFDPFFDNGGLDKGLFWHLSASLWRVAYGYALAAVVGIGLGTLVGQSVWAMRGLDPIFQVLRTIPPLAWLPLALAAFRDGQPSAIFVIFITSIWPIIINTAVGIRNIPQDYRNVAAVVRLNPLEFFWKVMLPSAAPYIFTGLRIGIGLSWLAIIAAEMLIGGVGIGFFIWDAWNSSHISEIILALFYVGIVGFVLDRMIAGLGKLVTHGTSAA comes from the coding sequence ATGAACGTGCATGCACTCAAGACGGAGCCCGCGACGCCCTCGGTGAAAGCGCCGGCGGCAGTCGTCGCACTGGCTCCGAAAGCCCAGCCGAAGTCGGAAAAATATAGCAAGATGGCCAAGGATGTGGCGGCGCAGGTGATCCCGCCGCTCATCGTCGTCATCCTGCTCGGCCTGATGTGGGAATTGCTGTGCCAGCGCGCCGGCTCGACGCTTCCGCCGCCTTCGAAGGTTTACAAGGACACCAAGGAGCTGATCTTCGATCCGTTCTTCGACAATGGCGGCCTCGACAAGGGCCTGTTCTGGCATCTGTCTGCAAGCCTCTGGCGTGTGGCCTATGGCTATGCGCTGGCCGCCGTGGTCGGCATCGGTCTCGGTACGCTGGTGGGCCAGTCCGTCTGGGCGATGCGCGGCCTCGATCCGATCTTCCAGGTGTTGCGCACGATCCCGCCGCTGGCCTGGCTGCCGCTGGCGCTCGCGGCGTTCCGCGATGGCCAGCCCTCGGCGATCTTCGTGATCTTCATCACCTCGATCTGGCCGATCATCATCAACACCGCCGTCGGTATTCGCAACATTCCGCAGGACTATCGCAACGTGGCCGCGGTGGTGCGGCTCAATCCGCTGGAGTTCTTCTGGAAGGTGATGCTGCCTTCGGCTGCGCCCTACATTTTCACCGGCCTGCGCATCGGCATAGGCCTGTCCTGGCTCGCCATCATCGCAGCGGAAATGCTGATCGGCGGTGTCGGCATCGGCTTCTTCATCTGGGACGCGTGGAATTCCTCGCATATCAGCGAGATCATCCTGGCGCTGTTCTATGTCGGCATCGTCGGCTTCGTGCTCGATCGCATGATTGCCGGCCTCGGCAAGCTCGTCACCCACGGCACTTCGGCTGCTTAA